In the Ornithodoros turicata isolate Travis unplaced genomic scaffold, ASM3712646v1 Chromosome62, whole genome shotgun sequence genome, one interval contains:
- the LOC135374457 gene encoding uncharacterized protein LOC135374457, producing MDAATQTSARGGLAVEERVDAGTQATATSTVAGQTHDQGTQWERNLYEDHCYAQIPATEPHRTSFASTLSADDINFYTGVSQPVFSQMVEIVTMLAQKPSFLPREDQLLLCLMRLRLGLLYGHLARIFRVSVSSVGNHFIYILGIVSDIMKEVVTWLPRSYIRNTMPESFIQNGYSCTTCILDCTEVVLQRPRKLMPTAQTYSNYKYNNTVKFLVAIAPNGFIIFVSKAYGGRASDKLLTKDCGICDLFMPGDEIMADRGFTLDHELQVQGIRLNTPAFTRGKSQLTQAEVTQTRRIAAVRIHIERAINRIKTYRTLKQALPIASKKVISNIIFVCAGLCNLKPPLIREAHRTA from the exons ATGGATGCA GCAACCCAGACATCTGCCAGAGGCGGGCTTGCTGTTGAGGAAAGAGTGGATGCC GGTACCCAGGCAACTGCCACCAGCACGGTAGCAGGACAAACACATGACCAGGGAACGCAATGGGAACGGAACCTCTATGAGGATCACTGTTATGCGCAAATTCCTGCTACTGAGCCGCACCGCACGTCATTTGCCAGCACACTCTCTGCTGATGACATTAATTTCTACACAGGGGTGTCACAGCCAGTGTTTAGTCAGATGGTAGAAATAGTAACAATGCTTGCACAGAAGCCAAGCTTTCTGCCACGCGAAGACCAGCTCTTGCTGTGCCTTATGAGACTGCGTCTGGGGCTCCTCTACGGACATCTTGCAAGAATTTTTCGTGTGTCCGTTTCAAGTGTGGGGAACCACTTTATTTATATACTTGGAATTGTCTCTGATATCATGAAGGAAGTTGTTACCTGGCTACCACGAAGCTACATTCGCAATACCATGCCCGAGTCATTCATTCAGAATGGATATTCATGCACCACATGCATTCTTGACTGTACTGAAGTTGTGCTACAACGTCCGAGGAAGCTCATGCCTACAGCACAGACCTACAGTAACTACAAATATAACAATACAGTGAAGTTTCTGGTGGCAATTGCCCCGAATGGCTTCATAATATTTGTTTCCAAAGCTTATGGTGGGCGTGCATCCGATAAACTTCTCACGAAAGATTGTGGCATCTGTGACCTTTTCATGCCTGGGGATGAAATCATGGCAGATAGAGGCTTCACTCTGGACCACGAACTGCAAGTGCAGGGGATTCGACTTAACACCCCAGCATTCACAAGAG GGAAGTCTCAATTAACACAGGCAGAAGTGACCCAGACAAGACGGATAGCCGCTGTACGGATCCACATTGAAAGAGCGATCAACAGGATCAAGACCTATCGCACATTGAAACAGGCCTTACCTATTGCATCTAAGAAGGTTATCAGTAACATAATTTTTGTATGTGCTGGGCTCTGTAACTTAAAGCCACCCCTGATCAGggaagctcacaggacagcataG